The Pseudomonas sp. HOU2 DNA window GTCACCGTACCGTCCGGCAACATGCCGATTTGCAGCACGACCGTCATGCCTTTGCGTGCCGAAGGAGGACGAGCCCAACCTTCCGCTGCCCGCGCACGAATCAGGTCATCGAAACTGCCCGCGACTTCGTCACCCTGCTCATCGGCCAAGGCCTGCTGACGCTGTGGCGTGTCGGAAAGCAAATCTGCCAGGGCCTGAGCCTTTTTCTCTTCGGCGGATTTACGTGCCGCTTCCTGCGATTTCTTCTTCGCAGCATCAGCAGCAGCTTTCTTCTTCGCTTCGTCGGCGACTTTCTTCTTCGCCTCCTCAGCTTCAGCTTTTTTCTTGGCGTCTTCGGCGGCTTTCTTCTTCGCGTCTTCGACGATCTTCTTCTTGGCTTCTTCAGCGGCCGCTTTCTTGGCCTCTTCCTTGGCCTCTTCTTCGGCTTTCTTCTTGGCTATATCAGCCAATTGTTTCTCTTCTGCCTTCTTGGCCTCGGCTTTCTTCGCATCGTCGGCTTTCTTGGCTTCATCAGCCTTTTTCGCCTCGTCCGCTTTCTTCGCCTCGTCGGCCTTCTTGGCTTCCTCGGCCTTTTGAGCCGCTTCTTCTTTCTTTTGTTCCGCAGCCTTCACCGCTTCCTGCTCGACCTTTTTCTGTTCCATCTGCTCGACTTCGGTCTGGCGCGCGGCGGATTTCTTCGCCTCACCCGCAATCTTCTGATTGGTCTGGGTGGTTGCCTGACTTTTCGATTTCAACTGGTACAGGGTCGCCTGGACGATCGGCTTGGCCGGCGGCAACTCGGGTGTGAAGGCAAAACTGACGAACAGCATGCCGAACACCAGCACGTGCAGGACAATCGCCAGAACACTGGGCCAGAAGTAGCTTTCCGAGGCGGACGGCTCTCGCTGTTGCTGCATCAGGGGGCCTCGGTAATCAAACCAACATTACCGACCCCGGCTTTCTGCAACCCGCCCATGGCACCCATGACGGCGCCGTAGTCGACCGACTTGTCGCCACGAATGAAGACCTGGGTACGCTTGCCGCCTTCGGTACCGGCGCGAATGATCTTGGTCACCGCGTCAGTCATCTGCGGCAGCGTCATTGCCCTGTCCTGCTGCTTTTCAGTATCGACTTCGCTGCCAAGGTTCCAGTAGTAGGTCTTGTCAGCCTTGATCGAAATGGTCAGCACCTGAGTGTTGTTGTCCTGCGGCAAGGCTTCGCTGGAAACCTTGGGCAGATCCACTTTCACGCCCTGATTGAGCATCGGCGCGGTCACCATGAAGATAACCAGCAGCACCAGCATCACGTCGATGTATGGCACCACGTTCATCTCGGCGACCGGCTTGCGCTTGTTTCGGGCTCGAGCGATTAAAGCCATCGGGAAATACCTGCTTATTCTTCGCTGGTGTGCACTTTGCGGTGCAGGATCGCCTGGAACTCATCGGCGAAGGTGTAGTAGCGGCTCAGCAAGGTTTCGCTGCGGGCAGAGAAACGGTTGTAAGCGATAACGGCCGGGATCGCGGCGAACAGGCCGATCGCGGTAGCGATCAGGGCTTCGGCGATACCCGGGGCCACGGTGGCCAGGGTCGCCTGCTGGGCGCTGGCCAGACCGCGGAAGGAGTTCATGATGCCCCACACGGTACCGAACAGACCGATGTACGGGCTGACCGAACCAACGGTGGCAAGGAACGGCAGGCTCTGCTCCAGCTTCTCTTCCTCACGGGAGATGGCAACGCGCATGGCACGGGCCACACCTTCCATCACCGCTTCCGGATCAACACCTGGCTGCTGACGCAGACGGGAGAATTCCTTGAAACCGGCACGGAAGATCTGCTCCACGCCCGAATCCGGATCCGGGTTGCTGCCGGCCTGACGGTACAGCTTGGACAGATCGATACCCGACCAGAAGCGCTCTTCGAAGCTCTCCAGGGCGCGTCGACCGGCACGCAGCAGATTGCTGCGCTGAAAGATCATGATCCATGAGGTCACCGATGCGGCCACCAGGGTCAACATTACCAACTGCACCACGATGCTGGCATTGCTGACCAGGCTCCACATGGAGGAATGGTCGACGACGTTAGCTTCCACGCTTTATCTCCTGCTTTGAGTGTGTACCCGTGCCGCCCGCGTCGGCAAAGGCCGCACGCAAGGATTCGGGCATGGCCCGGGGTTTCAAACTGTCGGTGCGCACACAGGCCACCAGAAACTGCCCTTCACAGAGCAGCACATTATCCGTGGCCCGCCTGACCTGCTGTTTGAAGCGCAGGCTGGCACGGTTCAATTCGATTACATCAGCGCTTACCAGCAGTTCGTCGTCCAGTCGCGCCGGCGCGTGGTAGCGCGCTTCGCTGGAATGCACGACAAACAACAGGTCCTCCCCGGCCAGTTCCGACTGGGCAAAGCCCAGCGTCCGGAGCCGCTCGGTTCGAGCCCGTTCCATAAACTTGAGGTAATTAACGTAATACACGATGCCGCCCGCATCGGTGTCCTCGTAATAAACGCGACAACGATGTGCGAACGGCTCAAGCCCGTTTTGCGCGCGCATACTCTAGTGCTTACTCCTCGGGTTGCCAATCCGGCCAGGCAACTGTTTTTTCAGTGTTTAAGGCTTTACCGCAAAAGTACCGTCCTGTGACAGTACAAACGCTGAATAAATCGCGAAAAAATGTGTATCAATCATCCACGGCATCGAGAAACTCGTCTGCCACGGGCATCTCGCCCATTCGTGACGGAATGTTCAGACCGAAATGCAGGTACGCATGTCGCGTCACCACCCTGCCCCGTGGTGTACGCATGATGTAACCCTGCTGAATCAGGTACGGCTCCAGCACATCTTCGATGGTGTGGCGCTCTTCGCTGATCGCCGCCGCGAGGCTGTCGATGCCCACCGGACCGCCATCGAACTTCTCGATCATGGTCAGCAGCAAGCGCCGGTCCTGATGATCGAAGCCGTGTTCATCGACATCCAGCAGATTCAACGCCAGATCGGCCACCGACTTGGTGATATGACCCTTGGCCCGGACCTCGGCAAAATCGCGCACCCGACGCAGCAGACGGTTGGCGATCCGCGGCGTACCACGGGCACGACGAGCGATTTCGAAAGAACCCTCCGGATCCAGTGGCAGACCGAGAATCGCCGCCGACCGACTGACAATCGTCGCCAGATCCGCCGTGCTGTAGAACTCGAGACGCTGGACGATACCGAAGCGGTCACGCAACGGGTTGGTCAGCATGCCAGCACGGGTGGTGGCGCCGACGAGGGTGAACGGTGGCAGATCAAGCTTGATCGAGCGCGCCGCCGGCCCTTCGCCGATCATGATGTCGAGCTGGAAGTCTTCCATCGCCGGATACAGCACTTCCTCAACGATGGGCGACAGACGATGGATTTCGTCGATGAACAATACGTCGTGCGGCTCAAGATTGGTCAGCAGTGCCGCCAGATCCCCCGGACGTTCTAGCACCGGACCGGACGTGCTCTTGATCGACACGCCCATTTCCTGGGCAATGATATTGGCCAGCGTGGTTTTACCCAGACCCGGCGGGCCGAAGATCAACGTGTGATCCAGCGACTCACTGCGACCACG harbors:
- the tolA gene encoding cell envelope integrity protein TolA, with the protein product MQQQREPSASESYFWPSVLAIVLHVLVFGMLFVSFAFTPELPPAKPIVQATLYQLKSKSQATTQTNQKIAGEAKKSAARQTEVEQMEQKKVEQEAVKAAEQKKEEAAQKAEEAKKADEAKKADEAKKADEAKKADDAKKAEAKKAEEKQLADIAKKKAEEEAKEEAKKAAAEEAKKKIVEDAKKKAAEDAKKKAEAEEAKKKVADEAKKKAAADAAKKKSQEAARKSAEEKKAQALADLLSDTPQRQQALADEQGDEVAGSFDDLIRARAAEGWARPPSARKGMTVVLQIGMLPDGTVTSVSVAKSSGDGPFDASAVAAVKNIGRLTEMQGMKPSDFAPYRSFKMTFTPEDLAL
- the tolR gene encoding protein TolR, with the translated sequence MARARNKRKPVAEMNVVPYIDVMLVLLVIFMVTAPMLNQGVKVDLPKVSSEALPQDNNTQVLTISIKADKTYYWNLGSEVDTEKQQDRAMTLPQMTDAVTKIIRAGTEGGKRTQVFIRGDKSVDYGAVMGAMGGLQKAGVGNVGLITEAP
- the tolQ gene encoding protein TolQ yields the protein MEANVVDHSSMWSLVSNASIVVQLVMLTLVAASVTSWIMIFQRSNLLRAGRRALESFEERFWSGIDLSKLYRQAGSNPDPDSGVEQIFRAGFKEFSRLRQQPGVDPEAVMEGVARAMRVAISREEEKLEQSLPFLATVGSVSPYIGLFGTVWGIMNSFRGLASAQQATLATVAPGIAEALIATAIGLFAAIPAVIAYNRFSARSETLLSRYYTFADEFQAILHRKVHTSEE
- the ybgC gene encoding tol-pal system-associated acyl-CoA thioesterase, which encodes MRAQNGLEPFAHRCRVYYEDTDAGGIVYYVNYLKFMERARTERLRTLGFAQSELAGEDLLFVVHSSEARYHAPARLDDELLVSADVIELNRASLRFKQQVRRATDNVLLCEGQFLVACVRTDSLKPRAMPESLRAAFADAGGTGTHSKQEIKRGS
- the ruvB gene encoding Holliday junction branch migration DNA helicase RuvB; this translates as MIEADRLIAAAHSPREREEVQDRAIRPVSLADYIGQPTVREQMELFIQAARGRSESLDHTLIFGPPGLGKTTLANIIAQEMGVSIKSTSGPVLERPGDLAALLTNLEPHDVLFIDEIHRLSPIVEEVLYPAMEDFQLDIMIGEGPAARSIKLDLPPFTLVGATTRAGMLTNPLRDRFGIVQRLEFYSTADLATIVSRSAAILGLPLDPEGSFEIARRARGTPRIANRLLRRVRDFAEVRAKGHITKSVADLALNLLDVDEHGFDHQDRRLLLTMIEKFDGGPVGIDSLAAAISEERHTIEDVLEPYLIQQGYIMRTPRGRVVTRHAYLHFGLNIPSRMGEMPVADEFLDAVDD